From Clarias gariepinus isolate MV-2021 ecotype Netherlands chromosome 2, CGAR_prim_01v2, whole genome shotgun sequence, one genomic window encodes:
- the LOC128507067 gene encoding nuclear receptor coactivator 7 isoform X3, protein MEKKEKRPSYFARLKKRRQLKQGQSERAVGKDNQSDSDLKGSVICEPNPTTQIEEKYRESDKSSKTERNLSGESVEKCHSNEQAKKEKRRPPGTVEYTVGSKDTLNCIALKFNITPNKLVQLNRLFSRSVVPGQRLFVPDVGQSELTSDLSDAGNVAPSEKDFPNDKAMRRLRQRELSPPSEDESPAKFLKMSCKYFTDGMGVVGGVMIVTPNNIMFDPHKSDPLVIEHGCEEYGLICPMEEVLSVALYDDVSRMQLKDALPSPGEWVELPSEQDLNPFSRYEALGKPRRPIVLDDIETESDCPPADKSPSDEGFTELELLQNDSGTENGSNETSRIRPETVNTTFPSLEEASLQDLSDSVETKMRVLVLTDQTVETVRSCHAEQVEAMDKDLHNRSTDENTELGLEEDKNSPLHTGDEPSEKVTLVHELKDDEGLTNAKFLINDSSHVEEVIVAEDQKILESSGDVTADSGKCSSLGPSFEDDKETIMRPNELSKKEEDLQNNETEMSWLMKRMQGPIEDMLLSGEEKSKKPPMFLCFKVGKPMKKSFAIGRTSSPTHFFGSRGKHPEYWFAVPQERVDHLYSFFIQWSPDAYGKDAQEQGFVVVEKDELNMIDNFFSDPVPRNWEIITMNEARRRQSFGTFEDEDPLDLLSVLLDPSTIFEDTHVEKLAARLPARVQGYQWRLAYSTVVHGTSLKTLYRNQGELDCPVLLVIKDMNNQVFGVFSTHPFRVSEHYYGTGETFVYTFSPEIKVFRWTGENSYFVKGNLDSLQIGGGGGHIGLWLDADLYHGATCKCATFNNQPLASQQDFTVQNLEVWAFE, encoded by the exons ATGGAGAAAAAGGAGAAGAGGCCCAGCTACTTTGCCAG GCTGAAGAAGAGGCGGCAGCTGAAGCAGGGCCAATCAGAGAGAGCTGTGGGTAAGGACAACCAGTCAGACTCAGATTTAAAGGGATCAGTCATCTGTGAGCCCAATCCTACGACGCAGATCGAAGAGAAATACCGAGAAAGTGACAAGTCCAGTAAAACTGAGAGAAATCTGAGTGGGGAATCAG tcGAAAAATGCCATTCCAATGAACAGgccaagaaagagaaaagaaggcCTCCAGGCACTGTGGAGTACACT GTTGGCTCTAAGGATACCTTAAACTGCATTGCGCTGAAGTTCAATATCACCCCAAATAAACTTGTACAGCTGAACCGTCTCTTCTCTCGCAGCGTGGTTCCAGGACAG AGACTGTTTGTCCCTGATGTGGGGCAGTCAGAGCTAACCAGTGATCTCTCAGATGCTGGAAACGTGGCACCATCAGAAAAAGATTTCCCG AATGACAAAGCAATGCGCAGGCTGAGACAGCGTGAACTCTCTCCCCCCTCTGAGGATGAGAGCCCGGCCAAATTCCTCAAGATGAGCTGCAAGTACTTTACTGACGGCATG GGAGTTGTTGGCGGTGTGATGATCGTGACCCCAAATAACATTATGTTTGACCCTCATAAGTCGGATCCTCTAGTGATCGAGCATGGGTGTGAGGAGTACGGCCTCATCTGCCCAATGGAAGAGGTGCTGTCCGTGGCCCTGTACGATGACGTGTCCCGCATGCAGCTCAAGGACGCTCTGCCGTC GCCAGGTGAGTGGGTGGAACTTCCATCTGAGCAGGATCTGAACCCCTTCAGCCGCTACGAGGCCCTTGGCAAGCCCAGACGCCCTATCGTGTTAGATGACATCGAGACAGAGTCTGATTGCCCTCCTGCAGACAAATCTCCATCCGATGAAGGCTTCACTGAGCTTGAGTTGTTACAGAATGACTCAGGAACCGAGAACGGAAGCAACGAAACATCTCGCATCAGGCCCGAGACTGTGAACACTACCTTTCCAAGTCTGGAAGAGGCATCCTTACAAGATCTGAGTGATTCTGTCGAAACGAAAATGAGGGTGCTGGTCCTCACAGACCAGACAGTAGAGACAGTAAGGTCATGTCATGCAGAGCAAGTAGAGGCAATGGATAAAGACCTTCATAATCGTTCTACAGATGAGAACACAGAGCTGGGCTTAGAGGAGGACAAAAACAGCCCACTGCACACTGGAGATGAGCCGAGTGAAAAAGTTACTCTAGTGCATGAGTTGAAAGATGACGAGGGCTTAACTAATGCCAAGTTTCTCATTAATGATTCTTCACACGTGGAAGAGGTCATAGTAGCCGAGGACCAAAAAATATTGGAAAGCTCTGGTGATGTAACTGCGGATTCTGGGAAATGTAGTTCTTTGGGACCAAGCTTTGAAGATGATAAGGAGACAATAATGAGACCAAATGAGCTGAGTAAGAAGGAAGAAGATCTGCAAAACAATGAAACTGAGATGTCCTGGCTGATGAAAAGGATGCAGGGTCCAATTGAAG ATATGCTACTCTCTGGAGAGGAGAAAAGCAAGAAGCCACCCATGTTCCTCTGCTTTAAAGTGGGAAAGCCCATGAAAAAATCCTTCGCCATCGGTCGAACTTCTAGCCCTACTCACTTCTTCGGGAGCAGAGGGAAGCACCCAGAGTACTGGTTTGCAGTTCCTCAGGAACG GGTGGACCATCTCTACTCGTTCTTTATCCAGTGGTCTCCCGATGCCTATGGGAAAGATGCACAGGAGCAAGGCTTCGTCGTCGTGGAGAAGGATGAACTCAACATGATCGATAACTTCTTCAGTGACCCGGTGCCCAGAAATTGGGAG ATCATCACCATGAACGAAGCAAGGAGGAGGCAGAGTTTCGGTACTTTTGAAGACGAGGACCCGCTAGATCTGTTGTCGGTTCTGTTGGACCCCAGCACGATATTTGAGGATACACATGTTGAGAAG TTAGCTGCTCGGCTCCCGGCTCGGGTTCAGGGCTACCAGTGGAGGCTGGCCTACAGCACAGTGGTGCACGGAACCAGCCTGAAGACTCTCTACAGGAACCAGGGGGAGCTGGACTGCCCCGTGCTGCTGGTCATCAAAGACATGAACAATCAG GTTTTTGGAGTTTTCTCCACTCACCCATTCAGAGTTAGTGAACACTATTATGGCACTGGGGAAACCTTTGTGTACACCTTCAGCCCTGAAATTAAG GTGTTCCGCTGGACTGGTGAAAACTCCTACTTTGTAAAGGGAAACTTGGACTCTCTCCAGATCGGAGGTGGAGG GGGTCACATTGGTTTGTGGCTGGATGCTGACCTGTATCATGGAGCCACCTGCAAATGCGCAACCTTTAACAACCAACCACTGGCATCGCAACAAGACTTCACTGTCCAAAATCTGGAGGTCTGGGCCTTTGAGTGA
- the LOC128507067 gene encoding nuclear receptor coactivator 7 isoform X1: MEKKEKRPSYFARLKKRRQLKQGQSERAVGKDNQSDSDLKGSVICEPNPTTQIEEKYRESDKSSKTERNLSGESVEKCHSNEQAKKEKRRPPGTVEYTVGSKDTLNCIALKFNITPNKLVQLNRLFSRSVVPGQRLFVPDVGQSELTSDLSDAGNVAPSEKDFPNDKAMRRLRQRELSPPSEDESPAKFLKMSCKYFTDGMGVVGGVMIVTPNNIMFDPHKSDPLVIEHGCEEYGLICPMEEVLSVALYDDVSRMQLKDALPSDIPQDLCPLYRPGEWVELPSEQDLNPFSRYEALGKPRRPIVLDDIETESDCPPADKSPSDEGFTELELLQNDSGTENGSNETSRIRPETVNTTFPSLEEASLQDLSDSVETKMRVLVLTDQTVETVRSCHAEQVEAMDKDLHNRSTDENTELGLEEDKNSPLHTGDEPSEKVTLVHELKDDEGLTNAKFLINDSSHVEEVIVAEDQKILESSGDVTADSGKCSSLGPSFEDDKETIMRPNELSKKEEDLQNNETEMSWLMKRMQGPIEDMLLSGEEKSKKPPMFLCFKVGKPMKKSFAIGRTSSPTHFFGSRGKHPEYWFAVPQERVDHLYSFFIQWSPDAYGKDAQEQGFVVVEKDELNMIDNFFSDPVPRNWEIITMNEARRRQSFGTFEDEDPLDLLSVLLDPSTIFEDTHVEKLAARLPARVQGYQWRLAYSTVVHGTSLKTLYRNQGELDCPVLLVIKDMNNQVFGVFSTHPFRVSEHYYGTGETFVYTFSPEIKVFRWTGENSYFVKGNLDSLQIGGGGGHIGLWLDADLYHGATCKCATFNNQPLASQQDFTVQNLEVWAFE; this comes from the exons ATGGAGAAAAAGGAGAAGAGGCCCAGCTACTTTGCCAG GCTGAAGAAGAGGCGGCAGCTGAAGCAGGGCCAATCAGAGAGAGCTGTGGGTAAGGACAACCAGTCAGACTCAGATTTAAAGGGATCAGTCATCTGTGAGCCCAATCCTACGACGCAGATCGAAGAGAAATACCGAGAAAGTGACAAGTCCAGTAAAACTGAGAGAAATCTGAGTGGGGAATCAG tcGAAAAATGCCATTCCAATGAACAGgccaagaaagagaaaagaaggcCTCCAGGCACTGTGGAGTACACT GTTGGCTCTAAGGATACCTTAAACTGCATTGCGCTGAAGTTCAATATCACCCCAAATAAACTTGTACAGCTGAACCGTCTCTTCTCTCGCAGCGTGGTTCCAGGACAG AGACTGTTTGTCCCTGATGTGGGGCAGTCAGAGCTAACCAGTGATCTCTCAGATGCTGGAAACGTGGCACCATCAGAAAAAGATTTCCCG AATGACAAAGCAATGCGCAGGCTGAGACAGCGTGAACTCTCTCCCCCCTCTGAGGATGAGAGCCCGGCCAAATTCCTCAAGATGAGCTGCAAGTACTTTACTGACGGCATG GGAGTTGTTGGCGGTGTGATGATCGTGACCCCAAATAACATTATGTTTGACCCTCATAAGTCGGATCCTCTAGTGATCGAGCATGGGTGTGAGGAGTACGGCCTCATCTGCCCAATGGAAGAGGTGCTGTCCGTGGCCCTGTACGATGACGTGTCCCGCATGCAGCTCAAGGACGCTCTGCCGTC TGACATACCTCAGGATCTGTGTCCATTATACAGGCCAGGTGAGTGGGTGGAACTTCCATCTGAGCAGGATCTGAACCCCTTCAGCCGCTACGAGGCCCTTGGCAAGCCCAGACGCCCTATCGTGTTAGATGACATCGAGACAGAGTCTGATTGCCCTCCTGCAGACAAATCTCCATCCGATGAAGGCTTCACTGAGCTTGAGTTGTTACAGAATGACTCAGGAACCGAGAACGGAAGCAACGAAACATCTCGCATCAGGCCCGAGACTGTGAACACTACCTTTCCAAGTCTGGAAGAGGCATCCTTACAAGATCTGAGTGATTCTGTCGAAACGAAAATGAGGGTGCTGGTCCTCACAGACCAGACAGTAGAGACAGTAAGGTCATGTCATGCAGAGCAAGTAGAGGCAATGGATAAAGACCTTCATAATCGTTCTACAGATGAGAACACAGAGCTGGGCTTAGAGGAGGACAAAAACAGCCCACTGCACACTGGAGATGAGCCGAGTGAAAAAGTTACTCTAGTGCATGAGTTGAAAGATGACGAGGGCTTAACTAATGCCAAGTTTCTCATTAATGATTCTTCACACGTGGAAGAGGTCATAGTAGCCGAGGACCAAAAAATATTGGAAAGCTCTGGTGATGTAACTGCGGATTCTGGGAAATGTAGTTCTTTGGGACCAAGCTTTGAAGATGATAAGGAGACAATAATGAGACCAAATGAGCTGAGTAAGAAGGAAGAAGATCTGCAAAACAATGAAACTGAGATGTCCTGGCTGATGAAAAGGATGCAGGGTCCAATTGAAG ATATGCTACTCTCTGGAGAGGAGAAAAGCAAGAAGCCACCCATGTTCCTCTGCTTTAAAGTGGGAAAGCCCATGAAAAAATCCTTCGCCATCGGTCGAACTTCTAGCCCTACTCACTTCTTCGGGAGCAGAGGGAAGCACCCAGAGTACTGGTTTGCAGTTCCTCAGGAACG GGTGGACCATCTCTACTCGTTCTTTATCCAGTGGTCTCCCGATGCCTATGGGAAAGATGCACAGGAGCAAGGCTTCGTCGTCGTGGAGAAGGATGAACTCAACATGATCGATAACTTCTTCAGTGACCCGGTGCCCAGAAATTGGGAG ATCATCACCATGAACGAAGCAAGGAGGAGGCAGAGTTTCGGTACTTTTGAAGACGAGGACCCGCTAGATCTGTTGTCGGTTCTGTTGGACCCCAGCACGATATTTGAGGATACACATGTTGAGAAG TTAGCTGCTCGGCTCCCGGCTCGGGTTCAGGGCTACCAGTGGAGGCTGGCCTACAGCACAGTGGTGCACGGAACCAGCCTGAAGACTCTCTACAGGAACCAGGGGGAGCTGGACTGCCCCGTGCTGCTGGTCATCAAAGACATGAACAATCAG GTTTTTGGAGTTTTCTCCACTCACCCATTCAGAGTTAGTGAACACTATTATGGCACTGGGGAAACCTTTGTGTACACCTTCAGCCCTGAAATTAAG GTGTTCCGCTGGACTGGTGAAAACTCCTACTTTGTAAAGGGAAACTTGGACTCTCTCCAGATCGGAGGTGGAGG GGGTCACATTGGTTTGTGGCTGGATGCTGACCTGTATCATGGAGCCACCTGCAAATGCGCAACCTTTAACAACCAACCACTGGCATCGCAACAAGACTTCACTGTCCAAAATCTGGAGGTCTGGGCCTTTGAGTGA
- the LOC128507067 gene encoding nuclear receptor coactivator 7 isoform X2 — protein sequence MAHHDWLKKRRQLKQGQSERAVGKDNQSDSDLKGSVICEPNPTTQIEEKYRESDKSSKTERNLSGESVEKCHSNEQAKKEKRRPPGTVEYTVGSKDTLNCIALKFNITPNKLVQLNRLFSRSVVPGQRLFVPDVGQSELTSDLSDAGNVAPSEKDFPNDKAMRRLRQRELSPPSEDESPAKFLKMSCKYFTDGMGVVGGVMIVTPNNIMFDPHKSDPLVIEHGCEEYGLICPMEEVLSVALYDDVSRMQLKDALPSDIPQDLCPLYRPGEWVELPSEQDLNPFSRYEALGKPRRPIVLDDIETESDCPPADKSPSDEGFTELELLQNDSGTENGSNETSRIRPETVNTTFPSLEEASLQDLSDSVETKMRVLVLTDQTVETVRSCHAEQVEAMDKDLHNRSTDENTELGLEEDKNSPLHTGDEPSEKVTLVHELKDDEGLTNAKFLINDSSHVEEVIVAEDQKILESSGDVTADSGKCSSLGPSFEDDKETIMRPNELSKKEEDLQNNETEMSWLMKRMQGPIEDMLLSGEEKSKKPPMFLCFKVGKPMKKSFAIGRTSSPTHFFGSRGKHPEYWFAVPQERVDHLYSFFIQWSPDAYGKDAQEQGFVVVEKDELNMIDNFFSDPVPRNWEIITMNEARRRQSFGTFEDEDPLDLLSVLLDPSTIFEDTHVEKLAARLPARVQGYQWRLAYSTVVHGTSLKTLYRNQGELDCPVLLVIKDMNNQVFGVFSTHPFRVSEHYYGTGETFVYTFSPEIKVFRWTGENSYFVKGNLDSLQIGGGGGHIGLWLDADLYHGATCKCATFNNQPLASQQDFTVQNLEVWAFE from the exons ATGGCACACCATGACTG GCTGAAGAAGAGGCGGCAGCTGAAGCAGGGCCAATCAGAGAGAGCTGTGGGTAAGGACAACCAGTCAGACTCAGATTTAAAGGGATCAGTCATCTGTGAGCCCAATCCTACGACGCAGATCGAAGAGAAATACCGAGAAAGTGACAAGTCCAGTAAAACTGAGAGAAATCTGAGTGGGGAATCAG tcGAAAAATGCCATTCCAATGAACAGgccaagaaagagaaaagaaggcCTCCAGGCACTGTGGAGTACACT GTTGGCTCTAAGGATACCTTAAACTGCATTGCGCTGAAGTTCAATATCACCCCAAATAAACTTGTACAGCTGAACCGTCTCTTCTCTCGCAGCGTGGTTCCAGGACAG AGACTGTTTGTCCCTGATGTGGGGCAGTCAGAGCTAACCAGTGATCTCTCAGATGCTGGAAACGTGGCACCATCAGAAAAAGATTTCCCG AATGACAAAGCAATGCGCAGGCTGAGACAGCGTGAACTCTCTCCCCCCTCTGAGGATGAGAGCCCGGCCAAATTCCTCAAGATGAGCTGCAAGTACTTTACTGACGGCATG GGAGTTGTTGGCGGTGTGATGATCGTGACCCCAAATAACATTATGTTTGACCCTCATAAGTCGGATCCTCTAGTGATCGAGCATGGGTGTGAGGAGTACGGCCTCATCTGCCCAATGGAAGAGGTGCTGTCCGTGGCCCTGTACGATGACGTGTCCCGCATGCAGCTCAAGGACGCTCTGCCGTC TGACATACCTCAGGATCTGTGTCCATTATACAGGCCAGGTGAGTGGGTGGAACTTCCATCTGAGCAGGATCTGAACCCCTTCAGCCGCTACGAGGCCCTTGGCAAGCCCAGACGCCCTATCGTGTTAGATGACATCGAGACAGAGTCTGATTGCCCTCCTGCAGACAAATCTCCATCCGATGAAGGCTTCACTGAGCTTGAGTTGTTACAGAATGACTCAGGAACCGAGAACGGAAGCAACGAAACATCTCGCATCAGGCCCGAGACTGTGAACACTACCTTTCCAAGTCTGGAAGAGGCATCCTTACAAGATCTGAGTGATTCTGTCGAAACGAAAATGAGGGTGCTGGTCCTCACAGACCAGACAGTAGAGACAGTAAGGTCATGTCATGCAGAGCAAGTAGAGGCAATGGATAAAGACCTTCATAATCGTTCTACAGATGAGAACACAGAGCTGGGCTTAGAGGAGGACAAAAACAGCCCACTGCACACTGGAGATGAGCCGAGTGAAAAAGTTACTCTAGTGCATGAGTTGAAAGATGACGAGGGCTTAACTAATGCCAAGTTTCTCATTAATGATTCTTCACACGTGGAAGAGGTCATAGTAGCCGAGGACCAAAAAATATTGGAAAGCTCTGGTGATGTAACTGCGGATTCTGGGAAATGTAGTTCTTTGGGACCAAGCTTTGAAGATGATAAGGAGACAATAATGAGACCAAATGAGCTGAGTAAGAAGGAAGAAGATCTGCAAAACAATGAAACTGAGATGTCCTGGCTGATGAAAAGGATGCAGGGTCCAATTGAAG ATATGCTACTCTCTGGAGAGGAGAAAAGCAAGAAGCCACCCATGTTCCTCTGCTTTAAAGTGGGAAAGCCCATGAAAAAATCCTTCGCCATCGGTCGAACTTCTAGCCCTACTCACTTCTTCGGGAGCAGAGGGAAGCACCCAGAGTACTGGTTTGCAGTTCCTCAGGAACG GGTGGACCATCTCTACTCGTTCTTTATCCAGTGGTCTCCCGATGCCTATGGGAAAGATGCACAGGAGCAAGGCTTCGTCGTCGTGGAGAAGGATGAACTCAACATGATCGATAACTTCTTCAGTGACCCGGTGCCCAGAAATTGGGAG ATCATCACCATGAACGAAGCAAGGAGGAGGCAGAGTTTCGGTACTTTTGAAGACGAGGACCCGCTAGATCTGTTGTCGGTTCTGTTGGACCCCAGCACGATATTTGAGGATACACATGTTGAGAAG TTAGCTGCTCGGCTCCCGGCTCGGGTTCAGGGCTACCAGTGGAGGCTGGCCTACAGCACAGTGGTGCACGGAACCAGCCTGAAGACTCTCTACAGGAACCAGGGGGAGCTGGACTGCCCCGTGCTGCTGGTCATCAAAGACATGAACAATCAG GTTTTTGGAGTTTTCTCCACTCACCCATTCAGAGTTAGTGAACACTATTATGGCACTGGGGAAACCTTTGTGTACACCTTCAGCCCTGAAATTAAG GTGTTCCGCTGGACTGGTGAAAACTCCTACTTTGTAAAGGGAAACTTGGACTCTCTCCAGATCGGAGGTGGAGG GGGTCACATTGGTTTGTGGCTGGATGCTGACCTGTATCATGGAGCCACCTGCAAATGCGCAACCTTTAACAACCAACCACTGGCATCGCAACAAGACTTCACTGTCCAAAATCTGGAGGTCTGGGCCTTTGAGTGA
- the irf4l gene encoding interferon regulatory factor 4 isoform X1, whose translation MAGISGNGKLRQWLIEQVDGGKYPGLVWEDREKSTFRIPWKHAGKQDYNREEDAALFKAWALFKGKYREGIDKPDPPTWKTRLRCALNKSNDFEELVEKSQLDTSEPYKVYRVIPEGTKRVTCERTSTMTSPHSFSLYSTYTPLQNQVSNFLAPSEKGWRDLSEQAPFPDFYYPYSSNSYTAPWDPVGYQISNSFYNCSGFDPSPSTFNLDQSMRSVAFSDPRLQVSVYSGDSLIRETTVFSTEGCRLAPYDENPNYGGPELVQLPQGEGTELEHGVLVWMAHDGLYARRLCNARVYWEPMPTSTSLKPNKLERNQTSKLVDIQQFITDLQGYYLQARFPPCFQVLLYFEQSHDIHGHRRPISVQVEPLFARQLFILSQQSHMRAPDNAPATWEQQNYYTGSSHQQENLQD comes from the exons ATGGCTGGGATCTCAGGGAACGGGAAGCTTCGCCAGTGGCTGATTGAGCAGGTGGACGGGGGGAAATATCCCGGGTTGGTGTGGGAGGACCGCGAGAAGAGCACTTTCCGGATTCCATGGAAACACGCCGGCAAGCAGGATTATAACCGTGAGGAGGACGCAGCGCTCTTCAAG GCTTGGGCGCTGTTTAAGGGCAAATACCGCGAGGGCATCGATAAACCGGACCCGCCGACCTGGAAAACGCGGCTCCGCTGCGCGCTCAACAAGAGCAACGACTTCGAGGAGCTGGTGGAGAAGAGTCAGCTGGACACCTCCGAGCCGTATAAAGTCTACAGGGTCATTCCCGAGGGCACTAAGAGAG TGACATGTGAGAGGACTTCCACAATGACAAGTCCTCACAGCTTCTCACTGTATTCGACATACACACCTCTGCAGAATCAA GTTTCCAACTTCTTGGCTCCAAGTGAAAAAGGATGGAGAGATTTGTCAGAGCAAGCTCCATTTCCAGATTTCTACTATCCCTACAGTTCAAACTCATACACTGCACCCTGGGACCCAG TAGGTTACCAGATCAGCAACTCCTTCTACAACTGCAGTGGCTTTGATCCTTCACCATCTACCTTCAACTTGGACCAAAGCATGAGATCTGTGGCTTTCTCCG ATCCCAGACTGCAGGTGTCGGTGTACAGCGGGGATTCCCTGATCAGAGAGACGACCGTGTTCAGCACCGAAGGCTGTAGGTTGGCTCCTTATGATGAGAACCCAAATTACGGAGGCCCTGAACTGGTGCAACTGCCTCAGGGTGAGGGTACTGAACTGGAGCATGGCGTATTGGTCTGGATGGCTCACGATGGCCTGTATGCCCGGCGGCTCTGCAATGCCAGGGTGTATTGGGAGCCAATGCCCACCAGCACCTCTTTAAAACCTAACAAActggagaggaaccagaccAGCAAACTTGTGGACATCCAGCAGTTTATCACAG ATTTACAAGGCTACTATCTCCAGGCACGTTTTCCTCCTTGTTTCCAAGTTCTGCTGTATTTTGAGCAAAGCCACGACATCCATGGTCACAGGAGGCCCATATCAGTGCAG GTGGAGCCACTTTTTGCTCGCCAGCTGTTCATCCTGAGTCAGCAGAGCCACATGAGGGCTCCAGATAACGCACCAGCAACGTGGGAGCAGCAGAACTACTACACAGGGAGCTCCCATCAGCAGGAAAACCTGCAGGACTAA
- the irf4l gene encoding interferon regulatory factor 4 isoform X2 has translation MAGISGNGKLRQWLIEQVDGGKYPGLVWEDREKSTFRIPWKHAGKQDYNREEDAALFKAWALFKGKYREGIDKPDPPTWKTRLRCALNKSNDFEELVEKSQLDTSEPYKVYRVIPEGTKRVTCERTSTMTSPHSFSLYSTYTPLQNQVSNFLAPSEKGWRDLSEQAPFPDFYYPYSSNSYTAPWDPGYQISNSFYNCSGFDPSPSTFNLDQSMRSVAFSDPRLQVSVYSGDSLIRETTVFSTEGCRLAPYDENPNYGGPELVQLPQGEGTELEHGVLVWMAHDGLYARRLCNARVYWEPMPTSTSLKPNKLERNQTSKLVDIQQFITDLQGYYLQARFPPCFQVLLYFEQSHDIHGHRRPISVQVEPLFARQLFILSQQSHMRAPDNAPATWEQQNYYTGSSHQQENLQD, from the exons ATGGCTGGGATCTCAGGGAACGGGAAGCTTCGCCAGTGGCTGATTGAGCAGGTGGACGGGGGGAAATATCCCGGGTTGGTGTGGGAGGACCGCGAGAAGAGCACTTTCCGGATTCCATGGAAACACGCCGGCAAGCAGGATTATAACCGTGAGGAGGACGCAGCGCTCTTCAAG GCTTGGGCGCTGTTTAAGGGCAAATACCGCGAGGGCATCGATAAACCGGACCCGCCGACCTGGAAAACGCGGCTCCGCTGCGCGCTCAACAAGAGCAACGACTTCGAGGAGCTGGTGGAGAAGAGTCAGCTGGACACCTCCGAGCCGTATAAAGTCTACAGGGTCATTCCCGAGGGCACTAAGAGAG TGACATGTGAGAGGACTTCCACAATGACAAGTCCTCACAGCTTCTCACTGTATTCGACATACACACCTCTGCAGAATCAA GTTTCCAACTTCTTGGCTCCAAGTGAAAAAGGATGGAGAGATTTGTCAGAGCAAGCTCCATTTCCAGATTTCTACTATCCCTACAGTTCAAACTCATACACTGCACCCTGGGACCCAG GTTACCAGATCAGCAACTCCTTCTACAACTGCAGTGGCTTTGATCCTTCACCATCTACCTTCAACTTGGACCAAAGCATGAGATCTGTGGCTTTCTCCG ATCCCAGACTGCAGGTGTCGGTGTACAGCGGGGATTCCCTGATCAGAGAGACGACCGTGTTCAGCACCGAAGGCTGTAGGTTGGCTCCTTATGATGAGAACCCAAATTACGGAGGCCCTGAACTGGTGCAACTGCCTCAGGGTGAGGGTACTGAACTGGAGCATGGCGTATTGGTCTGGATGGCTCACGATGGCCTGTATGCCCGGCGGCTCTGCAATGCCAGGGTGTATTGGGAGCCAATGCCCACCAGCACCTCTTTAAAACCTAACAAActggagaggaaccagaccAGCAAACTTGTGGACATCCAGCAGTTTATCACAG ATTTACAAGGCTACTATCTCCAGGCACGTTTTCCTCCTTGTTTCCAAGTTCTGCTGTATTTTGAGCAAAGCCACGACATCCATGGTCACAGGAGGCCCATATCAGTGCAG GTGGAGCCACTTTTTGCTCGCCAGCTGTTCATCCTGAGTCAGCAGAGCCACATGAGGGCTCCAGATAACGCACCAGCAACGTGGGAGCAGCAGAACTACTACACAGGGAGCTCCCATCAGCAGGAAAACCTGCAGGACTAA